From one Novosphingobium sp. genomic stretch:
- a CDS encoding DUF1285 domain-containing protein: MTQLPPDSIATLTLSEIAQQAAEGKLPPVESWNPAHCGDSAMRILADGTWLHEGSPIGRPSMVRLFSTVLRREQDGSHVLVTPVEKLSIAVEDAPFIAVEVKSEGEGKTRCLAFRTNVGDLVVAGPDHPLVLEDRGHGARLYLRVRGGLDALVGRPAWYELANLAIDEEKGPDGGIGLWSDGLFFPLGTTEL, encoded by the coding sequence ATGACACAACTCCCTCCGGACTCGATCGCGACGCTCACCCTGAGCGAGATCGCCCAGCAGGCCGCCGAGGGCAAACTGCCGCCCGTCGAGAGCTGGAACCCGGCCCATTGCGGCGACAGCGCGATGCGCATTCTGGCCGATGGCACATGGCTGCATGAGGGCTCACCGATAGGGCGGCCCAGCATGGTGCGCCTGTTCTCCACCGTGCTGCGGCGTGAGCAAGACGGCAGCCATGTGCTGGTTACCCCGGTCGAAAAACTGTCCATCGCGGTCGAGGATGCGCCCTTCATCGCGGTCGAGGTCAAAAGCGAGGGTGAAGGCAAAACACGGTGCCTGGCTTTCCGCACCAATGTCGGCGATCTGGTCGTGGCGGGGCCCGATCATCCGCTGGTGCTTGAGGACAGAGGCCATGGCGCCCGCCTCTATCTGCGCGTGCGCGGCGGCCTTGATGCGCTGGTCGGGCGGCCCGCCTGGTACGAACTGGCCAATCTCGCGATCGACGAGGAAAAGGGCCCGGACGGCGGCATCGGCCTGTGGAGCGACGGCCTGTTCTTCCCGCTGGGCACGACGGAGTTGTAA
- a CDS encoding response regulator transcription factor has protein sequence MRTDVCIVSEYEISREGLKNILKSEGFKIVDLFATVTEAVESSLPQDIFIVLDGFPVSDQAGLVKDILARFQTSLVTVLSERFDVNAMISCFQNGAKGYIVRSMKALPMTTSLRLAAMGERVFPSDLVDLFNRQPLGELQTAEPTRIAFSGAEAVKSGGEMPAAMDQTPLSPRERDVLRCLMAGYSNKLIARRLVVCEATVKVHVKAILRKLNVNNRTQAAIWASSRGISDARLAP, from the coding sequence ATGCGTACAGATGTCTGCATTGTCAGCGAGTATGAAATCTCCCGCGAGGGGTTGAAAAACATCCTCAAATCAGAGGGTTTCAAGATCGTAGACCTGTTCGCGACCGTGACCGAAGCCGTGGAATCCAGCCTTCCTCAGGATATATTCATCGTCCTTGATGGCTTTCCGGTCAGTGATCAGGCCGGGTTGGTCAAGGATATATTGGCGCGCTTCCAGACGTCGCTGGTCACGGTTCTTTCCGAACGCTTCGATGTCAACGCGATGATTTCCTGTTTTCAGAACGGCGCCAAAGGCTACATCGTCCGTTCCATGAAAGCCCTGCCGATGACCACGTCGCTGCGGCTCGCCGCGATGGGTGAAAGGGTCTTTCCTTCCGATCTGGTCGATCTGTTCAACCGGCAGCCGCTTGGCGAACTGCAAACCGCCGAACCGACCCGCATCGCCTTTTCTGGCGCCGAGGCCGTGAAGAGCGGTGGAGAGATGCCCGCCGCCATGGACCAGACCCCCCTTTCCCCGCGTGAGCGCGACGTGCTGCGCTGCCTGATGGCAGGCTATTCGAACAAGCTCATTGCCCGGCGGCTGGTGGTCTGCGAAGCGACGGTCAAGGTCCATGTGAAGGCGATCCTGCGCAAGCTGAATGTGAACAACCGGACGCAGGCGGCGATCTGGGCCAGTTCACGCGGGATCTCGGACGCGCGTCTCGCGCCCTGA
- a CDS encoding TonB-dependent receptor: MTIASRLLTGAAALALSAAATQALAEDAAPAATQAEANQPSDIVVTGSARAQRRFGVSYAVNAMSQEQIAKLAPRSMAELIGALPGIQVEATGGEVQNITRIRGIPTDRGYLYFQQDGLPLFHELDGYFFNAGDGMNRLDLMTDRVETVRGGPAPIYASTAAGIANVITRTGSDHTQGQAQLTLGTSGLYRLDAYQSGPLGHDTYYAVGGFLRLNEGYRDAGYPSDKGGQIRANILHRFSNGSLKLSGEYVNDRNAFYLSIPTADPRNTSVSLNPYINYFTGTLNSSSLESVNIRYRDGSGNIQTQHGDLSNGRHMVFGNVALDYEGDFGPWHVSAKGGYTKGKNHFDALYSTSNPVDANTFAAGYLSAARTAFGSNVASLGYAIAGTNGQSVYNPAASSGLVLSAQYRSIEADFYSGQGDLSVTRKFDTPIGKHDIRVGLYGSRYGSTAFAVYQNYLMPVQSNPQMLDLLAYSANGTVLGSVTDNGAINDAVSMTGGAYNGRVFAAYGTDTWDITDHLRIDLGLRREWYEYDGWYRVTTSANLGNAATLADDATRAFTGQIVNQKLKPNATNWTVGANYDLNGHLGAYTRMSQLQVPPGASVTINSPIVTTTTSAKLYEVGLKASFGRSYLYLTGFYTKFDPLSAAFTAFNPTTGRSDQQINFVGKARDIGVEADGQIHIAGPLSIAGSLTVQDPKYLNFTSSVGADASGGNGKQMVRQPKVYGNIRPTVDFMAGGNKISLYGRYDYVSRRYVDYSNTTALPAYGYFGVGALVERDRWSFQVVGDNITNAHGLTEGNTAGDVLTGQGSATAIFGRPLFGRSFRFVLSRKW, from the coding sequence ATGACCATTGCTTCACGCCTGCTGACAGGAGCCGCCGCGCTCGCGCTGAGCGCCGCTGCCACACAGGCCCTTGCCGAAGACGCCGCGCCCGCCGCAACGCAGGCCGAGGCCAACCAGCCCAGCGATATCGTCGTCACCGGCTCGGCGCGGGCCCAGCGCCGCTTCGGCGTCTCCTATGCGGTCAACGCCATGTCGCAGGAGCAGATCGCCAAGCTCGCCCCGCGCAGCATGGCCGAGCTGATCGGCGCCCTGCCCGGCATCCAGGTCGAGGCCACCGGCGGCGAGGTGCAGAACATCACCCGCATCCGCGGCATTCCCACCGACCGCGGCTATCTCTATTTCCAGCAGGACGGGCTGCCGCTGTTCCACGAACTCGACGGCTATTTCTTCAACGCGGGCGACGGCATGAACCGCCTCGACCTGATGACCGACCGCGTGGAAACCGTGCGCGGCGGCCCGGCGCCGATCTACGCCAGCACGGCGGCGGGCATCGCCAATGTCATCACCCGCACCGGCAGCGACCATACGCAGGGTCAGGCGCAACTCACTCTGGGCACCAGCGGACTCTATCGTCTGGACGCCTATCAGTCCGGACCGCTCGGCCATGACACCTATTATGCGGTCGGCGGCTTTCTGCGGTTGAACGAAGGCTATCGCGATGCGGGCTATCCTTCGGACAAGGGCGGGCAGATCCGCGCCAACATCCTGCACAGGTTCAGCAATGGCTCGCTGAAGCTCTCGGGCGAATATGTCAACGATCGCAACGCCTTCTACCTCTCGATCCCGACCGCCGATCCGCGCAACACCAGTGTCAGCCTGAACCCCTACATCAATTATTTCACCGGTACGCTGAACTCCTCCTCGCTGGAGTCGGTCAACATCCGCTACCGCGACGGCTCGGGCAACATCCAGACCCAGCATGGTGATCTGTCCAATGGCCGCCATATGGTGTTCGGCAATGTCGCGCTGGATTACGAGGGCGATTTCGGGCCGTGGCATGTCTCGGCCAAGGGCGGCTACACCAAGGGCAAGAACCATTTCGACGCGCTCTATTCCACCTCCAACCCGGTGGATGCGAACACCTTTGCCGCCGGCTATCTGAGCGCCGCGCGCACGGCGTTCGGCAGCAATGTCGCCTCGCTGGGCTATGCCATCGCGGGCACCAACGGGCAGAGCGTCTACAACCCCGCCGCCTCTTCGGGGCTGGTGCTGTCGGCGCAATATCGCTCCATTGAAGCGGACTTCTATTCCGGCCAGGGCGACCTGAGCGTCACGCGCAAGTTCGACACGCCCATCGGCAAGCATGATATCCGCGTCGGGCTGTATGGCTCACGCTATGGCAGCACGGCTTTCGCGGTCTATCAGAACTATCTGATGCCGGTGCAGTCCAACCCGCAGATGCTCGATCTGCTGGCCTATTCGGCCAATGGCACGGTGCTGGGTTCGGTGACGGACAATGGCGCGATCAACGATGCCGTCTCGATGACGGGCGGCGCCTACAATGGCCGGGTTTTTGCAGCTTACGGCACCGACACATGGGACATCACCGACCATCTGCGCATCGATCTGGGCCTGCGCCGCGAATGGTATGAGTATGATGGCTGGTATCGCGTCACCACCTCGGCCAATCTGGGCAATGCCGCCACGCTGGCCGACGATGCCACCCGCGCCTTCACCGGCCAGATCGTCAACCAGAAGCTGAAACCCAATGCCACCAACTGGACGGTGGGCGCCAATTACGACCTCAACGGCCATCTGGGCGCCTATACCCGTATGTCGCAGTTGCAGGTGCCGCCCGGCGCCTCGGTGACGATCAACAGCCCCATCGTCACCACCACCACCTCGGCCAAGCTTTATGAGGTCGGACTGAAGGCCTCCTTCGGCCGTTCCTATCTCTATCTGACGGGCTTCTACACCAAGTTCGACCCGCTCAGCGCCGCCTTCACCGCCTTCAACCCCACCACCGGGCGCAGCGACCAGCAGATCAACTTCGTGGGCAAGGCGCGCGACATCGGCGTGGAGGCCGATGGCCAGATCCATATCGCCGGGCCACTCTCCATCGCCGGTTCGCTGACGGTGCAGGACCCGAAATATCTCAACTTCACCAGTTCGGTCGGGGCGGACGCCAGCGGCGGCAATGGCAAGCAGATGGTCCGCCAGCCCAAGGTCTATGGCAACATCCGCCCCACGGTGGATTTCATGGCGGGGGGCAACAAGATCAGCCTCTATGGCCGCTATGACTATGTCAGCCGCCGCTATGTCGATTATTCGAACACCACGGCCCTGCCCGCCTATGGCTATTTCGGGGTGGGCGCGCTGGTCGAGCGCGACCGCTGGTCCTTCCAGGTGGTGGGCGACAACATCACCAACGCCCATGGCCTGACCGAGGGCAACACCGCAGGCGACGTGCTGACCGGGCAAGGCTCCGCCACGGCGATCTTCGGGCGGCCGCTGTTCGGGCGTTCGTTCCGCTTCGTGCTGTCGCGCAAGTGGTGA
- a CDS encoding polysaccharide biosynthesis/export family protein translates to MKTIARLLHSRSRQAVTAACLGLISLTALSSPLGANAPRMTVAQLNGELRTGYQIGAGDRLRITVFDEPNLTNDYVVNESGAVAVPLIDEVPANQLTTSQLAGKIAEKLKTGGYVLTPKVAVEILKHRPFYILGEVAKPGEYPYTGDLTLAQAVATAGGYTARADTHSIRIQRGTGEQPAQVKLDAPLRIAPGDTIIIKEAFF, encoded by the coding sequence ATGAAGACCATCGCCAGACTTTTGCATTCCCGCTCGCGGCAAGCTGTCACGGCAGCCTGTCTGGGGCTGATCAGCCTGACCGCCTTGTCCAGTCCGCTGGGGGCCAATGCGCCGCGCATGACCGTCGCGCAGCTCAACGGGGAATTGCGGACGGGCTATCAGATCGGCGCGGGCGACCGGCTGCGCATCACCGTCTTCGACGAACCGAACCTGACGAATGATTATGTCGTGAACGAGAGCGGCGCCGTCGCCGTGCCGTTGATCGATGAAGTACCGGCAAACCAGCTCACGACCTCGCAGCTCGCGGGCAAGATCGCCGAGAAGCTGAAGACCGGTGGCTATGTGCTGACCCCAAAGGTCGCGGTCGAGATCCTCAAGCACCGGCCCTTCTACATTCTGGGCGAAGTCGCCAAGCCGGGTGAGTATCCCTATACCGGCGATCTCACGCTTGCTCAGGCCGTCGCGACGGCCGGCGGTTACACCGCGCGGGCGGACACGCATTCCATCAGGATCCAGCGCGGGACAGGGGAGCAGCCTGCCCAGGTCAAGCTGGATGCTCCGCTGCGGATTGCGCCGGGCGACACGATCATCATCAAGGAAGCGTTTTTCTGA
- a CDS encoding ROK family transcriptional regulator, translating into MTSHAMISGHRSALRPQLLLSEPQKRILWHLRTAGPTSRVQLAEAMGMNGATMTRVTQQVATLGLVEELAGNANAGRGRPMIPLAICGQGGWSAGATLHPGWLEIVIVDFAGTPLLRDSIPFTETDPKLFARMLDTRLRALVAQHGFMRGKFLGLGVAVAGYALNDDRNRRKMVDWLAPWNDVPLDEILGDALGMPVWVENDGTAAALAEYYQPRILGAYRSVLVFFLGHGVGAGLIAERDLFPGEHRNAGEVGRLFPGHGPRPSGIDLMRTLREAGVDISSLSDIDHLLESHADVIEAWADRVAAQLEQAVLSGIVWLDPGAVVISGALPQPILQGLAARLEAINATRDSSYLAATPQIHASTIGSAAVVIGAALAPIHAITAIRV; encoded by the coding sequence ATGACCAGCCACGCCATGATCTCCGGCCATCGTTCCGCCTTGCGCCCGCAATTGCTGCTGAGCGAACCGCAAAAACGCATCCTCTGGCATCTGCGCACCGCCGGGCCGACCTCCCGCGTGCAACTGGCCGAGGCCATGGGCATGAATGGCGCCACGATGACCCGTGTCACCCAGCAAGTGGCAACGCTGGGCCTGGTGGAAGAGCTGGCGGGCAACGCGAACGCGGGGCGCGGGCGACCGATGATCCCGCTGGCCATTTGCGGCCAGGGCGGCTGGTCGGCGGGGGCGACGCTGCATCCCGGTTGGCTGGAAATCGTCATCGTGGATTTCGCGGGGACGCCGTTGCTGCGCGACTCCATCCCTTTCACCGAAACCGACCCGAAGCTGTTCGCGCGCATGCTCGACACGCGACTGCGCGCTCTGGTGGCGCAGCATGGTTTTATGCGCGGCAAGTTTCTCGGCCTCGGCGTGGCGGTGGCGGGCTATGCGCTCAATGACGATCGCAATCGCCGCAAGATGGTCGACTGGCTGGCGCCGTGGAACGATGTGCCGCTCGACGAAATTCTGGGCGATGCGCTGGGCATGCCGGTGTGGGTGGAGAATGACGGCACGGCAGCCGCGCTGGCCGAATATTACCAGCCGCGCATTCTGGGCGCCTATCGCTCGGTGCTGGTGTTCTTTCTGGGCCATGGCGTGGGCGCCGGGCTGATCGCCGAGCGCGACCTGTTCCCCGGTGAGCATCGCAATGCGGGCGAGGTCGGGCGGCTGTTCCCCGGCCATGGCCCCCGCCCCTCGGGCATCGACCTGATGCGCACCCTGCGCGAGGCGGGGGTAGACATCTCCTCCCTGTCCGACATCGATCATCTGCTGGAAAGCCATGCCGATGTGATCGAGGCCTGGGCCGATCGCGTCGCCGCGCAGCTCGAACAGGCGGTGCTGAGCGGCATTGTCTGGCTCGATCCGGGGGCGGTGGTGATCTCGGGCGCCCTGCCCCAGCCGATCCTGCAGGGGCTGGCCGCAAGGCTCGAGGCGATCAACGCCACGCGCGACAGCAGCTATCTGGCCGCCACACCACAGATCCATGCCTCCACCATCGGCAGCGCGGCTGTGGTGATCGGCGCGGCGCTGGCCCCCATCCATGCCATCACCGCGATCCGCGTGTGA
- a CDS encoding AAA family ATPase: MSGSRELVAKQGETPAIANLGEHALVTSDRLDLVGTVSFLRRRLGIILGCAAIGLVAGGAFSVLSHKIWRAEATVMVLDTAKQSPGSGPDDTTATVPETQLVDTQTAIIESQDMAVRVVQALPAGILMPSPVLYDTLMHRIAARRNSQTYALTISYDAPTAKQAQMVVNEYARQYAKWQVTTEQERNLRLRKQVEGRLDKLRQQAQADTEALQHYRIAHNLLSTSGASLAEQEISVYNQEVSKARAAAVEDRARLDTAIEQLRKGSSGDDVGEALDSPVISSLRAQEGQLAGQVANLEARYGPNHPVLIQNRNQLQEVRSRIQAEIGRVMSNLQAKRNVSQERLGSLDASLAGARAKLADNNAAMVGLSGLERAAAASQGIYDTYLGSYKQLLAAEGSERPMARILSFASEPTKPLSPNIPLVVALAVVIGLGVGVVGAYVTDALFLGITTAYDVEHNLAENYLASIPLLSSVHAERPPALSAVQDSPRSAFTEAFRVLGTAIDQSTTGRAQVIALTSALPGEGKTMTSCCLAHVLAEGGARTLLIDCDMRRRGISRQFNVGPDHPGLIEILDGTAALEIDHLIQDRMLCVIPLGANSADSERLLTGPLFAQLLDRMRGKFDRIILDLPPILPIAATRTLATRADAVVMVAKWRETSSFAIRTARSRLPKNLVNVVGVALNQVDLTKRAYFTREDPAFYYNKYSEYYT; the protein is encoded by the coding sequence ATGAGCGGTTCGCGCGAACTCGTAGCCAAACAAGGCGAAACGCCCGCGATCGCCAATCTGGGCGAGCATGCGCTGGTCACCTCGGACCGGCTCGATCTGGTGGGCACGGTCAGCTTTTTGCGCCGGCGGCTGGGCATCATTCTGGGATGCGCCGCGATCGGCCTGGTGGCGGGCGGAGCCTTCAGTGTCCTCTCGCACAAAATCTGGCGCGCCGAGGCGACGGTGATGGTGCTCGACACCGCCAAGCAGTCGCCCGGCAGCGGCCCCGATGACACGACGGCCACCGTGCCCGAAACGCAACTGGTCGATACGCAGACGGCCATCATCGAATCCCAGGACATGGCCGTCCGGGTGGTGCAGGCGCTGCCCGCCGGAATCCTGATGCCGTCGCCGGTCCTGTACGATACGCTGATGCACCGCATCGCGGCGCGCCGCAACAGCCAGACCTATGCGCTGACCATCAGCTATGACGCGCCGACCGCCAAGCAGGCGCAGATGGTGGTGAATGAGTATGCCCGGCAATATGCCAAATGGCAGGTGACCACCGAACAGGAGCGCAACCTGCGCCTGCGCAAGCAGGTGGAAGGGCGGCTCGACAAGCTGCGTCAGCAGGCGCAGGCCGACACCGAGGCTTTGCAGCACTATCGTATCGCGCATAATCTGCTCAGCACCTCGGGCGCCTCTTTGGCCGAGCAGGAGATTTCCGTCTACAATCAGGAGGTCAGCAAGGCACGCGCCGCTGCCGTCGAGGACCGGGCGCGGCTCGACACGGCGATCGAGCAATTGCGCAAGGGCTCCTCTGGCGATGATGTGGGTGAGGCGCTGGATTCTCCGGTGATCTCCTCCTTGCGCGCGCAGGAGGGGCAGCTTGCCGGGCAGGTCGCCAATCTGGAGGCGCGCTATGGCCCCAATCACCCCGTGCTGATCCAGAACCGCAACCAGCTTCAGGAAGTGCGCAGCCGGATTCAGGCGGAAATCGGCCGGGTAATGTCCAATCTGCAGGCCAAGCGCAATGTGTCGCAGGAACGGCTGGGCTCGCTCGACGCCAGCCTTGCGGGCGCGCGCGCCAAGCTGGCCGACAACAATGCCGCCATGGTGGGGCTCAGCGGGCTGGAGCGTGCGGCGGCGGCCTCGCAGGGGATCTATGACACCTATCTGGGCAGCTACAAGCAGTTGCTGGCAGCGGAAGGAAGCGAGCGCCCCATGGCGCGCATCCTCTCCTTCGCGTCGGAGCCGACCAAGCCGCTCTCGCCCAACATCCCGCTGGTGGTCGCGCTTGCGGTGGTCATCGGGCTGGGTGTCGGCGTGGTGGGGGCCTATGTCACCGATGCGCTGTTTCTGGGCATCACGACGGCCTATGATGTCGAGCACAATCTGGCCGAAAACTATCTGGCCTCGATCCCCTTGCTCTCCTCCGTCCATGCCGAGCGGCCGCCCGCGCTCTCGGCGGTGCAGGACAGCCCCCGTTCGGCCTTCACCGAGGCCTTCCGCGTGTTGGGCACTGCGATCGACCAGTCCACGACGGGCAGGGCGCAGGTGATCGCGCTGACCTCCGCGCTGCCGGGTGAAGGCAAGACGATGACCTCCTGCTGCCTGGCCCATGTGCTGGCCGAGGGCGGCGCGCGCACCCTGCTGATCGACTGCGACATGCGCCGTCGCGGGATCAGCCGCCAGTTCAATGTCGGCCCCGATCATCCGGGGCTGATCGAGATTCTGGACGGGACGGCAGCGCTGGAGATCGACCATCTGATCCAGGATCGCATGCTCTGTGTGATCCCGCTGGGCGCCAATTCGGCGGATTCCGAAAGGCTGCTGACCGGGCCGCTCTTCGCCCAGTTGCTCGACAGGATGCGTGGCAAGTTCGACCGGATCATCCTCGATCTGCCGCCGATCCTGCCGATCGCGGCGACACGCACGCTGGCCACGCGGGCCGATGCCGTGGTGATGGTGGCGAAATGGCGCGAGACATCCTCCTTTGCCATTCGCACCGCGCGCAGCCGGTTGCCCAAGAACCTGGTCAATGTCGTGGGGGTGGCGCTCAATCAGGTCGATTTGACCAAGCGCGCCTATTTCACGCGCGAGGACCCGGCTTTTTATTACAACAAATACAGCGAGTATTACACATGA
- a CDS encoding sugar transferase has translation MSHPMLTTRTDLQDGGQALIAVPPILLLWSPSSPEEKALILDEDRPGVDWHGDRRPMITKVPSEPWGRVIGAIPQPAMRRPVPGQAASAQERLARARDLVGAVSLLVLCLPLILGLAIIIWLTDGGAPFFAHSRIGRNGKAFKCYKLRSMHRDAESRLAQLLNDNPALRSEWAHHRKLSRDPRVTWFGSFLRSSSLDELPQLFNVIDGTMSLVGPRPIVQDELQCYGRYADCYLQCKPGLTGVWQVSGRSDTSYHRRVAADRLYLRRRSFLFDGKLLLSTLPAVFTRKGAC, from the coding sequence GTGTCACATCCTATGCTGACCACACGAACAGATCTGCAAGATGGCGGTCAGGCACTCATCGCGGTGCCCCCCATCCTGTTGCTCTGGTCGCCGTCATCGCCGGAAGAGAAAGCGCTCATCCTCGATGAGGACCGGCCGGGCGTGGACTGGCACGGGGATCGCCGCCCGATGATCACGAAAGTCCCGAGTGAGCCATGGGGCAGGGTGATCGGGGCGATCCCGCAACCGGCCATGCGCCGCCCCGTGCCGGGCCAGGCCGCATCGGCGCAGGAACGGCTGGCGCGGGCAAGGGACCTGGTCGGTGCCGTGAGTTTGCTGGTGCTGTGCCTGCCTCTGATCCTGGGTTTGGCGATCATCATCTGGCTGACGGATGGCGGGGCGCCCTTTTTCGCGCACAGCCGCATCGGCCGGAACGGCAAGGCGTTCAAATGCTACAAATTGCGTTCGATGCACCGCGACGCGGAGAGTCGGCTGGCGCAGTTGCTGAATGACAATCCCGCCCTGCGCAGCGAATGGGCCCATCACCGCAAGCTGTCCCGCGATCCGCGCGTGACATGGTTTGGCAGCTTTCTGCGCAGCAGCAGCCTCGATGAGCTGCCCCAGCTTTTCAATGTGATCGACGGCACGATGTCGCTGGTTGGTCCGCGCCCGATCGTGCAGGACGAACTGCAGTGCTATGGCCGTTATGCGGACTGCTATCTGCAGTGCAAGCCAGGCCTGACCGGCGTCTGGCAGGTCAGCGGGCGCAGCGACACATCCTATCACCGCAGGGTTGCCGCAGACCGGCTCTATCTGCGCCGTCGTTCCTTCCTCTTCGACGGCAAGCTGCTGCTGTCCACCTTGCCTGCTGTGTTCACGCGCAAGGGAGCATGCTGA
- a CDS encoding outer membrane beta-barrel protein → MRKDGVPQRGQAIIRLPDLSEKSAPPRRRRRTHPVAPGWFAELWQLARLLVVLLTAGEERREIVANRVIYVMSGKARRRAPTLITRLTLLLALLALPRAAGAQATRVLTPTEMFDPENSPGVPLGKELVLRDETTLQGQGNSNIYNVDTDRRSDTIGILQSDLHLGTNTARHMAELTAGGTLQRYARTGAEDTSTYYGGARVRLDLAHRITVNADGELGRGYEMRGTAGDQFNQFSTDHPVLYNRRQFHARIARSGGVLEVAFDGSLRTQDYLKAAVQGVPIDLSYRNVTVRQGMLETQYRLSPALRLYSEVSVNEVAYAQNLGYARNSSGYAVLAGVHVAVTSVVDVEAAAGYMRQTFQASAAPPVSGISYKLAANWTPTPTWRLTAAGRRDIDASPLSNVPAIVRSNIDLKAQRALGHRLLVEAHGAFTQEDYRGLPRSDRRVEASAGAHYRLTRNVGLLAQAGWRQQWGGASGRSYSGFSGSLGVRIVL, encoded by the coding sequence ATGCGAAAGGACGGTGTCCCTCAAAGGGGCCAAGCGATCATCCGCCTGCCCGACCTCAGCGAAAAGAGCGCTCCGCCCCGGCGGCGCAGGCGCACTCACCCGGTCGCGCCGGGCTGGTTTGCCGAGCTATGGCAACTGGCGCGCTTGCTGGTGGTTCTGCTGACCGCTGGTGAGGAGCGGCGCGAGATTGTCGCCAACCGCGTGATCTATGTGATGTCCGGCAAGGCCAGGCGCCGGGCGCCGACCTTGATCACGCGCCTCACGCTGCTGCTGGCGCTGCTGGCCCTGCCGCGCGCTGCCGGTGCCCAGGCGACGCGGGTGCTCACGCCCACCGAGATGTTCGATCCGGAAAACAGTCCGGGCGTGCCGCTGGGCAAGGAACTGGTGCTGCGCGATGAAACCACGCTTCAGGGGCAGGGCAATTCCAACATCTACAACGTCGACACCGACAGACGGTCCGATACCATCGGCATTCTGCAATCCGATCTGCATCTGGGCACAAACACCGCGCGCCATATGGCCGAGCTGACGGCGGGGGGAACGCTGCAGCGCTATGCCAGGACCGGCGCCGAGGACACCTCGACCTATTACGGCGGCGCGCGCGTCAGGCTGGACCTTGCCCACCGGATCACCGTGAACGCCGATGGCGAGCTGGGGCGCGGCTATGAGATGCGCGGCACGGCGGGCGACCAGTTCAACCAGTTTTCCACCGATCATCCGGTGCTTTACAACAGGCGGCAGTTCCATGCCCGGATCGCCCGCAGCGGCGGCGTTCTGGAGGTCGCGTTCGATGGATCGCTGCGCACGCAGGATTATCTGAAGGCTGCGGTGCAGGGCGTCCCCATCGATCTGTCCTATCGCAATGTCACGGTCCGCCAGGGCATGCTGGAGACGCAATACCGGCTGTCGCCCGCGTTGCGGCTCTATTCCGAAGTGAGCGTCAATGAGGTCGCCTATGCGCAGAACCTTGGCTACGCCCGCAATTCCAGCGGTTATGCGGTGCTGGCCGGGGTGCATGTCGCGGTGACCTCGGTCGTGGATGTGGAGGCCGCCGCCGGCTATATGCGGCAGACCTTCCAGGCCTCCGCCGCGCCGCCGGTCAGCGGCATCAGTTACAAGCTGGCGGCCAACTGGACGCCGACCCCGACGTGGCGGCTGACGGCAGCCGGTCGGCGCGACATTGATGCCAGCCCGCTCTCGAATGTGCCGGCCATCGTGCGCAGCAACATCGACCTCAAGGCGCAGCGCGCGTTGGGGCATCGACTGCTGGTCGAGGCCCATGGTGCCTTTACGCAGGAAGATTATCGCGGCCTGCCGCGCTCCGACCGCCGTGTCGAGGCGAGCGCCGGGGCGCATTATCGGCTGACGCGCAATGTCGGCCTGTTGGCACAGGCAGGCTGGCGCCAGCAATGGGGGGGCGCTTCGGGGCGCTCCTACAGCGGCTTTTCCGGCTCTCTGGGTGTGAGGATCGTGCTGTGA